The Siniperca chuatsi isolate FFG_IHB_CAS linkage group LG12, ASM2008510v1, whole genome shotgun sequence genome has a segment encoding these proteins:
- the LOC122885070 gene encoding zinc transporter 7-like: MYGHNQGNQYPPGYPNHPQQTPEGYPHYPPGTIPPPNCPPQPHGPPGGHHGHRPGPGCSQGHGQGHGQPHGHGQGHGQCHGQGHRHGHKHKHKHGHKHGHCHKKGKDCHGSSSSSCSSDSD; this comes from the exons ATGTACGGACACAACCAAG GAAACCAGTACCCTCCTGGTTACCCGAACCATCCTCAGCAGACGCCAGAGGGATACCCTCACTATCCTCCAGGCACCATCCCACCACCAAACTGCCCTCCTCAGCCCCACGGTCCACCCGGAGGCCACCACGGACACAGACCTGGACCTGGTTGTAGCCAAGGACATGGACAAGGACATGGGCAGCCACATGGACACGGACAAGGGCATGGACAATGCCATGGGCAGGGCCACAGACATgggcacaaacacaagcacaagcATGGTCACAAGCATGGCCATTGTCACAAGAAAGGAAAGGACTGTCATGGG tcctccagcagctcctgcagcAGCGACTCTGACTAG